A region of the Gallaecimonas mangrovi genome:
GCGCTGCGGCTGCACCGCGGCGGCTATCACCGCAAGCAAGACATCGAGAGCGAGCTGGATTGGCTGGCGGCGCTAACCGAGGCTGGCATGGCGGTGCCCCAGGCAATTTTAAGTGAGGAAGGCGAGCGAGTACTGACCTTGGCGGTACCGGCACAAACGCCGCGCCACGCTGTACTTTTCCATTGGATTGAAGGGGTTATGCCTACCAGTGCGGTAGACCCAAAGGCCTTTGGCCAGCTTGGCGCCATTACCGCAAAGCTGCACCAGCACGCTCGGCAATGGCAAAAACCGCCGGCCTTTTCGCGCATATTATGGGACCACAGCACCATGGTTAGCGACCAGGCCCATTGGGGGCGCTGGCAAGATGCGGTGAATTTACAAAAGGCCGATTGGCCAGTGATAGAAGCGGCGCTGGCACGCATTGAAAGTGAGCTGGCCGATTACGGCAAAGCCAGCGATCGCTTTGGCCTTATTCATGCCGATCTGCGGTTAACCAACCTGTTATTGCACCAGGGCCAAACCCGGGTTATCGACTTTGATGACTGCGGTTTTGGCTGGTATATGCACGACTTAGCCGCGGCCCTTAGCTTTGAGGAGCACCAGCCGAATGCCCGGTATTGGGTCGAAGCCTGGCTTGAGGGCTACCAGCAACACGCCAGTATCAGCGACGCCGATATAGCCATTTTGCCCAGCCTTATTGCCCAGCGGCGCATTCAAATGCTGGCCTGGACCGGCTCTCACGCCGATACCGAACAAACCCGCAGTTTGGGGCCAGATTGGGCCTTGCATTCGCTGCGTTTATTGCGCCGCTACCTTGAGCAAGCACAGCTACCGGTGGGCTGTTAGTGCACCAGTGAGGGGCAAAAGCGCACCTTTTTGGTGCTATTTTGAGCAGTTGTCACCCCAAAATGGCGGCTCAGGGCGGCCTTGTCGCTGGTACAAAATTTGCGAGCCACAGTAGCTGCACTTTCTCTAGGAGATGAACATGGAAGGCTCGTTATTAGCAAGCGCCGAGCTTTTTGGCGGCAACCGTGGCGTACTCTCGGCAGCAGCAACCGGGCTTAGCGATTTTATTGGTGAAAAGGGCGGAGATGCCGACCATATTCTTGGCATCAGCGGCGTGGACCCGGAATTGCTGGCGCAGCCAACGTTAAGCCTGAACCTGGCGAATTACTGCCGGGTTATGGAAGAAGCGGCGCGCCATTCGGGCTGTGATAACTTCGGTTTGCACTACGGCAAGCAGTTCAAACCGCAGTCATTAGGGCTGATTGGTTACATTGGTTTGTGTTCAAACACCTTAGAGTCGGCGTTACAAAACTGGGTGGGGGCCTTTCCTTACCACCAGCACGACACCTTAATTCGCTTGGTTGATAAGGGCGACTGCTGGCGCTTGGATTATCAGGTGCGCCACGGCGCTATTTTATGCCGCCGCCAGGATGCGGAACTTACCATGGGTATGGTGCTAAACCTGGTGCGCCATGGTGCCGGTAAGCTGTGGGCGCCACGGGAAGTGCATTTTGAACACCCCCAGCCCGAGGCCTGGCATGAACACTGTAAAGCCTTTGATGCACAAGTCTATTTTGACCAACCCTTTAACTCGATGCTGATCCCAAAACGCGATCTGCAGCGGCCAATGCCCGACAGCGACCCGATGCTGTTGATGGTGATGCAAGATGCCATTCGCCGTTTAAATAGCCAAAGCAGCCAGCAAGGGCTGGTGGATTTGGCCCGGGAACGGGTGCGCCAGTTGCTGCCACAAGGAGAGCCGGCACTGGAAGATGTGGCCGAGCCAATGGGGCTTTCCAGCTGGTCGTTGCAGCGGCGTTTAAAAGAGCAAGGCTTGAGCTTTACCGCCGTGGTGGAAAAGGTGCGCTGCGAGATGGCCACCTATTATTTGCAGCAGCGGCAATTACCCATTTCACAAATGGCCTTGTTACTGGGTTATTCCGAGGTTAGTGCCTTTTCCAGGGCCTTTCGCCGCTGGTTTGGCATCAGCCCACGGCAATGGCGCAAAGAAGCTTAAAGTAAGGGAAAGCGTGTTACTGGTGAAACAAAAAACCGCGTTTACCGGCTTTTTTCACCTGATACATGGCCAAATCTGCCCGTACCATCACATCGTCAAAGCTGTCTTGTGGCTGGGTACTTTCAATACCAATGGAAATGCCTACCTGCGCCTCGCCATTATCCAATTCAAAGGCTGGCTCTAGCGTATCAATCAGCCGCTGCGCCAGAGTTTGTAAGGCCGGGTTGCTGATTGCCATTGGCAACAGCATGACAAATTCGTCGCCCCCTAAACGCCCCAATATCACGCCTGCTGGCAGCTCGGCTTGCAAACGGCGGGTAAGGGCCCGCAGTAAGTCGTCGCCACTGCGGTGGCCAAGGGTGTCGTTAACCTTTTTAAAATCGTCCAAGTCCATAAAGGCTAGGCACAAGGGGCCTTGTGCTTTTAGAAGGTCAAAGTGCTGGTGAAGGGCGCTGCGGTTGGCAAGGCCGGTTAATGGGTCCTGGTGGGCGAGGGCGGCGAGCTTTTGCTCGTATTCCTTTTCTTTGGTGATGTCGATATGGGTGCCCATCACCTTGAGGGGTTTTTGCTGCTCGTCCCATTCCACCACCCGGCCACGGTCAAGCACCCAGGTAACGGAACCGTCTTTACCCAGCATGCGGTGCATCACTTGGTAGAAGGGGCTTTCCCCGGCCAGGTGGCTTTCAAAAGCGGCCACCACTTCGGCCCTGTCATCGGGGTGAAGCTTGTCGTGCCACACATCAAAATGGGCATTAAGCTCTTTGGGTTCAAAGCCCAACATGGCGCCCCAGCGGCGGTTAAAAATCACCAGTTTGCCGGTGGGCACCTCCAGTTGCCAAAGGCATAGGCCGGTGCCATCGAGGGCAGCATCGAGCTTTTGCCGGGCGTCATTGGCAATGCGCTTGAGGCGGGCATTTTCCTTACGAAGTTGGGTCAGTTCTTGTTCGAGCTTGGAAGGGGTCATAGCGCCTGAAAATAACCAATACTGCCTTATGCTGGCCTCAATATTAGTGCTTGTAAAGCGCTTGGCGGGCCTGGGGGAAGAAAGCCGCCTTTGCGGCGGCTTTTTCGGGTTAGTCAAAGGCCTTTATTTCCACCAAGCGCATGGTTTTTTGCGGGGCTAGGCGAAATTGCAACCGCAGCTTTTGGGTGGTAACCGCTTGAAAGTGGTCGTGGTTAATACCGCCAGCAACCGGCGCTTGGTGCTCTGCCAAGGTTTGCCACTTACCGCCAATCCAGGCTTCAACCCGGTAGGCATTGGGGGCGCTATAGCCTTTGTCTGCGGCAAAAAAGCTCAGCTCGGTGCCTGACAAATGCCGGGGCTTAGCAAAATCCAGCTGATACCAAGCAGGCTTTTCGCCTTCAGCCTTGGCGTCCCAGCCGTTGGCAAGTTCCGGAAAGAACCACACCCGGCCGTCTACCGCCTGGTGCAGGGCGTTAATGTCGGTGTTTTGTGAGGCCGATAATTTGGGGTAGCCCTTTTTATCAAGCTGCACCAGTTGGTCGATAGGCGCCGAATAGGCCGCCAATTTAGCTTGGTTAATGGTCAGTGTGAGGGGGCCAAGTGTTTGGCGCTCAGCCGCTTTTTTACCGTCAACGTAGACCCTAAGCCCCTTGCTGCCATAGTGCTTGCCGTCGCGGTCGTAGACTACCGACAACAAATGCCCGTGGTAGGGCAGCGATTGCAGCGCAAAATAGCGCAGCGCTTCTGGCCCATCTGTTGGCACCAGCGGCGAGACGGTTAAGCGGTTGGTACCGCTTGGCCTAACGCCCACCAGCCCCGAGATAATCAGATCGTTAAAGCCCGAGTGAAAATAGTGGTGACTGCGGTCAAGGCCAACAATCACCTTGCCGTTGTCCGGGTCGTAGTCTTCTTGTAAGTCCGGTTGGTTATTCA
Encoded here:
- a CDS encoding phosphotransferase enzyme family protein encodes the protein MSATQYDTLDNPSLHALAAAAMAQYPAAYQGQLSLLCRSENATFLVKAGARRYALRLHRGGYHRKQDIESELDWLAALTEAGMAVPQAILSEEGERVLTLAVPAQTPRHAVLFHWIEGVMPTSAVDPKAFGQLGAITAKLHQHARQWQKPPAFSRILWDHSTMVSDQAHWGRWQDAVNLQKADWPVIEAALARIESELADYGKASDRFGLIHADLRLTNLLLHQGQTRVIDFDDCGFGWYMHDLAAALSFEEHQPNARYWVEAWLEGYQQHASISDADIAILPSLIAQRRIQMLAWTGSHADTEQTRSLGPDWALHSLRLLRRYLEQAQLPVGC
- the qhpR gene encoding AraC-like transcriptional regulator QhpR; the protein is MEGSLLASAELFGGNRGVLSAAATGLSDFIGEKGGDADHILGISGVDPELLAQPTLSLNLANYCRVMEEAARHSGCDNFGLHYGKQFKPQSLGLIGYIGLCSNTLESALQNWVGAFPYHQHDTLIRLVDKGDCWRLDYQVRHGAILCRRQDAELTMGMVLNLVRHGAGKLWAPREVHFEHPQPEAWHEHCKAFDAQVYFDQPFNSMLIPKRDLQRPMPDSDPMLLMVMQDAIRRLNSQSSQQGLVDLARERVRQLLPQGEPALEDVAEPMGLSSWSLQRRLKEQGLSFTAVVEKVRCEMATYYLQQRQLPISQMALLLGYSEVSAFSRAFRRWFGISPRQWRKEA
- a CDS encoding sensor domain-containing diguanylate cyclase, with protein sequence MTPSKLEQELTQLRKENARLKRIANDARQKLDAALDGTGLCLWQLEVPTGKLVIFNRRWGAMLGFEPKELNAHFDVWHDKLHPDDRAEVVAAFESHLAGESPFYQVMHRMLGKDGSVTWVLDRGRVVEWDEQQKPLKVMGTHIDITKEKEYEQKLAALAHQDPLTGLANRSALHQHFDLLKAQGPLCLAFMDLDDFKKVNDTLGHRSGDDLLRALTRRLQAELPAGVILGRLGGDEFVMLLPMAISNPALQTLAQRLIDTLEPAFELDNGEAQVGISIGIESTQPQDSFDDVMVRADLAMYQVKKAGKRGFLFHQ